A single genomic interval of Desulfovibrio sp. X2 harbors:
- a CDS encoding response regulator, whose protein sequence is MARIIVLDDVLDAGVMIKRILSRKGHDVEPFTEEEDALAYVRAHKVDVAILDIKLKKMSGVDVLEELKKLSPATRVIMLTGYPTLETAREAQQLGAFEYCVKPIDKDELEEKVAIALEESGR, encoded by the coding sequence ATGGCCAGGATCATCGTATTGGACGACGTGCTGGACGCCGGGGTGATGATCAAACGCATCCTCTCCCGCAAGGGGCACGATGTGGAGCCCTTCACCGAGGAGGAGGACGCCCTGGCGTACGTGCGCGCCCACAAGGTGGACGTGGCCATCCTGGACATCAAGCTCAAGAAGATGAGCGGCGTGGACGTGCTCGAGGAGCTGAAGAAGCTCTCGCCCGCGACCAGGGTCATCATGCTCACCGGCTATCCCACCCTCGAGACCGCGCGCGAGGCGCAGCAGCTGGGCGCCTTCGAGTACTGCGTCAAGCCCATCGACAAGGACGAGCTCGAGGAGAAGGTGGCCATAGCCCTGGAAGAGAGCGGCCGCTAG
- a CDS encoding class I fructose-bisphosphate aldolase, which yields MTDIAALLGDEAGSLLEHVCTTFPKERLHLPGPDFVDRVWALSDRTPNVLRNLQAILGHGRLADTGYVSILPVDQGVEHSAAASFAPEPVYFDPENIVRLAIEGGCNAVASTLGVLGCVARKFAHKIPFILKLNHNEMLTYPGKYDQIPFASVRQAFDMGAVAVGATVYFGAPESNREIQEVSEMFQAAHELGMATILWAYLRNPAFKKDGKDYHTAADLTGQANHLASTMHADIVKQKQATLNGGYTAIGFGHTNPRVYGELCTDHPVDLCRYQVANCYMGRCGLINSGGGSGKNDMAQAVRTAVINKRAGGLGMISGRKAFQRPMDEGVKLLNAIQDVYLDETITVA from the coding sequence ATGACCGACATCGCCGCCCTGCTCGGAGACGAGGCAGGTTCACTCCTCGAGCACGTCTGCACCACCTTCCCCAAGGAGCGCCTGCACCTGCCGGGGCCGGACTTCGTGGACCGCGTATGGGCCCTTTCGGACCGCACGCCGAACGTGCTCAGAAACCTCCAGGCCATCCTCGGCCACGGGCGCCTGGCGGACACGGGCTACGTCTCCATCCTGCCCGTGGACCAGGGCGTGGAGCACTCGGCCGCGGCCTCGTTCGCGCCGGAACCCGTCTACTTCGACCCCGAGAACATCGTCCGCCTGGCCATCGAGGGCGGCTGCAACGCCGTGGCCTCCACCCTGGGGGTGCTCGGCTGCGTGGCGCGCAAGTTCGCGCACAAGATCCCCTTCATCCTCAAGCTCAACCACAACGAGATGCTGACCTACCCCGGCAAGTACGACCAGATCCCCTTCGCCTCCGTGCGCCAGGCCTTCGACATGGGCGCCGTGGCCGTGGGGGCCACGGTCTACTTCGGCGCGCCCGAGTCCAACCGGGAGATCCAGGAGGTCTCCGAGATGTTCCAGGCGGCCCACGAGCTCGGCATGGCCACCATCCTCTGGGCCTACCTGCGAAACCCGGCCTTCAAGAAGGACGGCAAGGACTACCACACGGCCGCGGACCTGACCGGCCAGGCCAACCATCTGGCCAGCACCATGCACGCGGACATCGTGAAGCAGAAGCAGGCCACGCTGAACGGCGGCTACACGGCCATCGGCTTCGGCCACACCAACCCCAGGGTCTACGGCGAGCTGTGCACCGACCATCCCGTGGACCTCTGCCGCTACCAGGTGGCCAACTGCTACATGGGGCGCTGCGGGCTCATCAACTCCGGCGGCGGCTCGGGCAAGAACGACATGGCCCAGGCCGTGCGCACGGCGGTGATCAACAAGCGCGCGGGCGGGCTCGGCATGATCTCGGGCCGCAAGGCGTTCCAGCGGCCCATGGACGAGGGCGTGAAGCTCCTGAACGCGATCCAGGACGTCTACCTCGACGAGACGATCACCGTTGCCTGA
- a CDS encoding Lon protease family protein — translation MPARTKKNGPARSSEKSSTSSPAALSPQDLRWRCDPASLGFSSTADLEPLDEILGQKRGVEAFGFGMGLTGKGYNIFLTGPSGTGRLSTIKRLLHDLSGEDGVPEDLAYVNNFKHAEQPILLRFTAGKGLEFQKGMKEFLEQVKREVPQIFESEEYIQRKNSIAEAHEKRVMAFYKEMEEKVRDTGLVVVNMQMGPFTRPDVLPVVDGQPKRLIELEDMVEHGRFPREEFERLKGKREQVKEEIDHIIQQVREMQKEVQKKHEEVDRLVLMSWAQEAMKPLREKYAEQKIEDYLDAVLEHMVENLDDLRNLGKQMQGPIPGMMMTPQAEAVLHPYEVNLIVDNSETKGPPVIIESYPTYRNLFGSIERVTDRTGTWRTDFSRIKAGAFVKANGGFLVLNLMDAIMEPGVWPTLKRSLKTEQIEIETYDPYYFFTATGLKPEPIPMKVKVVVYGDSYLYALLRAYDPDMGKIFKVRADWETSMDRDEEAVSKTARFVSAICDEEKLAPFSASGVARVVEEAVRMAGRREKMTTAFPRLTDLLQEADFFARRAGADTVEAEHVQGAVDARIHRHNQIEERLQEMIDRGSLFVDVTGAAVGQVNGLAVYGMADYAFGRPSRITASVSMGKEGIINIEREAELSGPTHNKGVLILSGWLRRTFSQNRPLTLAASIAFEQSYGGIDGDSASSTEAYALLSALSGVALRQDVAVTGSVNQKGEVQPIGGVNEKIEGFFLCCRHKGLTGTQGVMIPAANVKDLMLAPEVVKAVGEGKFHVWAVRTLEEGIAHLTGREAGTRDEHDKFPEDSVFGLADAKLTELAEGLREFMGKNEENGAKGGKSRKGASKDKK, via the coding sequence ATGCCCGCACGCACGAAAAAGAACGGCCCTGCCCGCTCCTCCGAAAAATCGTCCACGTCCTCCCCGGCCGCTCTTTCGCCCCAGGACCTGCGCTGGCGCTGCGACCCCGCCTCCCTCGGCTTCTCCTCCACGGCCGATCTCGAGCCCCTGGACGAGATCCTGGGCCAGAAGCGCGGCGTGGAGGCCTTCGGCTTCGGCATGGGCCTCACGGGCAAGGGCTACAACATCTTTCTCACCGGCCCCTCGGGCACCGGCAGGCTCTCGACCATCAAGCGCCTCCTGCACGACCTCTCGGGCGAGGACGGCGTGCCCGAGGACCTGGCCTACGTGAACAACTTCAAGCACGCCGAGCAGCCCATCCTGCTGCGCTTCACCGCGGGCAAGGGGCTCGAGTTCCAAAAGGGCATGAAGGAGTTCCTGGAGCAGGTGAAGCGCGAGGTGCCCCAGATCTTCGAGAGCGAGGAGTACATCCAGCGCAAGAACTCCATCGCCGAGGCGCACGAGAAGCGCGTCATGGCCTTCTACAAGGAGATGGAGGAGAAGGTCCGCGACACGGGCCTCGTGGTCGTGAACATGCAGATGGGCCCCTTCACGCGGCCCGACGTCCTGCCCGTGGTGGACGGACAGCCCAAAAGGCTCATCGAGCTCGAGGACATGGTGGAGCACGGCCGCTTCCCGCGCGAGGAGTTCGAGCGGCTGAAGGGCAAGCGCGAGCAGGTCAAGGAGGAGATCGACCACATCATCCAGCAGGTGCGCGAGATGCAGAAGGAGGTCCAGAAGAAGCACGAGGAGGTGGACCGCCTGGTGCTCATGTCCTGGGCCCAGGAGGCCATGAAGCCGCTGCGCGAGAAGTATGCGGAGCAGAAGATCGAGGACTACCTGGACGCGGTGCTCGAGCACATGGTGGAGAACCTCGACGACCTGCGCAACCTCGGCAAGCAGATGCAGGGCCCCATCCCCGGCATGATGATGACCCCGCAGGCCGAGGCCGTGCTGCACCCCTACGAGGTCAACCTGATCGTGGACAACTCGGAGACCAAGGGGCCTCCGGTGATCATCGAGTCGTACCCCACCTACAGGAACCTCTTCGGCTCCATCGAGCGGGTCACGGACCGCACCGGCACCTGGCGCACGGACTTCTCGCGCATCAAGGCGGGCGCCTTCGTCAAGGCCAACGGCGGCTTCCTGGTGCTGAACCTCATGGACGCGATCATGGAGCCGGGCGTCTGGCCCACGCTCAAGCGCTCGCTCAAGACCGAGCAGATCGAGATCGAGACCTACGACCCCTACTATTTCTTCACCGCCACGGGGCTCAAGCCCGAGCCCATCCCCATGAAGGTCAAGGTGGTGGTCTACGGCGACTCCTACCTCTACGCCCTGCTGCGCGCCTACGACCCGGACATGGGCAAGATCTTCAAGGTCCGGGCCGACTGGGAGACGAGCATGGACCGCGACGAGGAGGCCGTCTCCAAGACCGCCCGCTTCGTGAGCGCCATCTGCGACGAGGAGAAGCTCGCCCCGTTTTCCGCCTCGGGTGTGGCCCGCGTGGTGGAGGAGGCCGTGCGCATGGCGGGCAGGCGCGAGAAGATGACCACGGCCTTCCCGCGCCTCACGGACCTCTTGCAGGAGGCCGACTTCTTCGCCCGGCGGGCGGGCGCGGACACGGTCGAGGCCGAGCACGTGCAGGGGGCGGTGGACGCGCGCATACACCGCCACAACCAGATCGAGGAGCGGCTGCAGGAGATGATCGACCGCGGCTCGCTCTTCGTGGACGTCACCGGCGCGGCCGTGGGCCAGGTCAACGGGCTCGCGGTCTACGGCATGGCCGACTACGCCTTCGGCCGCCCCTCGCGCATCACCGCCTCGGTCTCCATGGGCAAGGAGGGCATCATCAACATCGAGCGCGAGGCCGAGCTTTCCGGCCCCACGCACAACAAGGGCGTGCTCATCCTCTCGGGCTGGCTGCGCCGCACCTTCTCCCAGAACCGGCCGCTCACCCTGGCCGCGTCCATCGCCTTCGAGCAGTCCTACGGCGGCATCGACGGCGACTCGGCCTCGTCCACCGAGGCCTACGCGCTCCTGTCCGCGCTCTCGGGCGTGGCGTTGCGCCAGGACGTGGCCGTGACCGGCTCGGTCAACCAGAAGGGCGAGGTCCAGCCCATCGGCGGGGTCAACGAGAAGATCGAGGGCTTCTTCCTGTGCTGCAGGCACAAGGGGCTCACCGGCACGCAGGGGGTGATGATCCCGGCCGCCAACGTCAAGGACCTGATGCTCGCGCCCGAGGTCGTAAAGGCGGTCGGGGAGGGGAAGTTCCACGTCTGGGCCGTGCGCACGCTGGAGGAGGGCATAGCCCATCTCACCGGCCGCGAGGCCGGAACGCGCGACGAGCACGACAAGTTCCCCGAGGATTCGGTCTTCGGCCTGGCCGACGCCAAGCTCACGGAGCTGGCCGAGGGGCTGCGCGAGTTCATGGGGAAGAACGAGGAGAACGGCGCCAAGGGCGGCAAGTCCCGCAAGGGCGCCTCCAAGGACAAGAAGTAG
- a CDS encoding ATP-binding protein: protein MPDDSLPDEAERGGGDKSAAPSDGDSDPQGQSSARRVPRVLAREPQPRGSVRRAVLLPLAAALALIVALGSTGAWFLLGREAAREAQATRDLALREMRRRISSEARRLFGFIDFLTARDDLARALEVTDRVRLLALAGGDFARLRATQGLDRFLILDAERRVVWRLHEPARMGDVRLHDPVLALDGGAVSGRGLFDAGGRAAGLEVSPAGRLALYAAAPVVRQGRVLGYIELGADMGGLLPSVAGLIGADLVLTVDKGLLDRPAWEHGAAERGFVQGWDELPREAVVQATLPALPDGLARALAASRAPRAAFLAPQEGTDYLAGVAPLGFLSGTSAGTTAETVAAEAAAPRARLAVLLDVTSRRAAARAFCLGLAAFGGLLGWLVFALFKRRIAGVERSLDEADAGLRREIGRRARIQDRLASATRAARAASRAKSDFLATMSHEMRTPLNGIIGFADLTLETPLTPEQGQNLRYVREAASSLLAVINDVLDLARADTGRLHLAFAPFDPRAVCAEVVELFGRKAAEKGLALGLHAGREVPAMVVGDAAHLRQILQNLVGNAVKFTAAGGVRLIVESSPASVPGRGPAREDVPAAAMRFTVEDSGPGIPERLHESIFSAFTQTEETLTRSHGGSGLGLALVRRLAGLMGGEVKLRSTPGHGSSFSLSLTLPLPPGPATDALAKNRAEPDGSREPGDAPDGARQRSLRVLVAEDSLVNQHLARRILQRLGHTAVVAPDGREALAHLREGGYDLALLDLNLPGLDGLALAGLVRRGDAGVPSLPLLAVSATPARLAEPRAREAGMDGYLEKPLSVERLAGAVEALLPPSGKS, encoded by the coding sequence TTGCCTGACGACTCGCTGCCCGACGAGGCGGAGCGCGGCGGGGGCGACAAGTCCGCCGCGCCCTCGGACGGGGATTCCGACCCGCAGGGGCAGAGTAGCGCGCGCCGCGTGCCGCGCGTCCTGGCGCGCGAGCCGCAGCCGCGGGGCTCGGTGCGCCGCGCCGTGCTCCTGCCCCTGGCCGCGGCCCTGGCCCTCATCGTGGCGCTCGGCAGCACGGGCGCCTGGTTCCTGCTCGGCCGCGAGGCCGCGCGCGAGGCCCAGGCCACCCGCGACCTGGCGCTGCGCGAGATGCGGCGGCGCATCTCCTCCGAGGCCAGGCGGCTCTTCGGCTTCATCGACTTCCTGACCGCGCGCGACGACCTGGCGCGGGCGCTCGAGGTCACGGACCGCGTGCGCCTGCTGGCCCTTGCGGGCGGCGATTTCGCCCGGCTGCGCGCCACCCAGGGGCTCGACCGCTTCCTCATCCTCGACGCGGAGCGCCGCGTGGTCTGGCGGCTGCACGAGCCCGCCCGCATGGGCGACGTGCGGCTGCACGACCCCGTGCTTGCCCTGGACGGCGGCGCCGTGTCCGGCCGCGGCCTCTTCGACGCGGGCGGCCGGGCCGCGGGCCTCGAGGTCTCCCCGGCAGGGCGCCTCGCGCTCTATGCCGCTGCCCCGGTGGTGCGCCAGGGCCGCGTGCTCGGCTACATCGAGCTCGGCGCGGACATGGGGGGCCTTCTGCCCTCGGTCGCCGGGCTCATCGGCGCCGATCTGGTCCTGACGGTGGACAAGGGGCTGCTCGACCGGCCCGCGTGGGAACACGGCGCGGCGGAGCGCGGCTTCGTCCAGGGCTGGGACGAGCTGCCGCGCGAGGCCGTGGTCCAGGCCACGCTGCCCGCCCTGCCCGACGGGCTGGCCCGCGCCCTGGCCGCGTCCCGCGCGCCGCGCGCCGCCTTCCTCGCCCCCCAGGAGGGCACGGACTACCTGGCCGGGGTGGCGCCCCTCGGATTCCTTTCGGGAACTTCGGCCGGGACTACGGCGGAAACGGTCGCGGCCGAGGCCGCGGCGCCCCGGGCGCGGCTGGCCGTGCTCCTGGACGTCACCTCCCGGCGCGCGGCGGCGCGGGCCTTCTGCCTTGGGCTGGCCGCGTTCGGCGGGCTGCTCGGCTGGCTGGTGTTCGCGCTCTTCAAGAGGCGCATCGCGGGCGTGGAGCGCTCCCTGGACGAGGCCGACGCCGGGCTTCGCCGCGAGATAGGCCGCCGCGCGCGCATCCAGGACCGGCTGGCCTCGGCCACGCGCGCGGCCCGCGCCGCGAGCCGGGCCAAGTCCGACTTCCTGGCGACCATGAGCCACGAGATGCGCACTCCCCTAAACGGCATCATCGGCTTCGCCGACCTGACCCTGGAGACCCCCCTGACGCCGGAGCAGGGCCAGAACCTCCGCTACGTGCGCGAGGCCGCCTCCTCGCTCCTGGCCGTGATCAACGACGTCCTGGACCTCGCGCGCGCGGACACGGGCCGCCTGCACCTCGCCTTTGCGCCCTTCGACCCGCGCGCCGTGTGCGCCGAGGTCGTGGAGCTCTTCGGACGGAAGGCCGCGGAGAAGGGGCTGGCGCTCGGCCTGCACGCCGGGCGCGAGGTGCCCGCCATGGTCGTGGGCGACGCCGCCCACCTGCGCCAGATCCTGCAGAACCTCGTCGGCAACGCCGTCAAGTTCACCGCCGCCGGAGGGGTGCGCCTGATCGTGGAGTCGTCGCCCGCGTCCGTGCCGGGCAGGGGTCCGGCCCGGGAAGACGTCCCCGCGGCGGCCATGCGCTTCACGGTCGAGGATTCCGGACCGGGCATTCCGGAGCGGCTGCACGAGTCCATCTTCTCGGCCTTCACCCAGACCGAGGAGACGCTCACGCGCAGCCACGGCGGCAGCGGCCTGGGCCTCGCCCTGGTGCGCCGCCTGGCCGGGCTCATGGGCGGCGAGGTGAAGCTGCGCAGCACCCCGGGCCACGGCTCGTCCTTCAGCCTCTCGCTGACCCTGCCCCTGCCGCCGGGGCCCGCGACCGATGCCCTGGCGAAAAACAGGGCCGAGCCGGACGGGAGCCGGGAGCCCGGGGACGCGCCGGACGGGGCCCGGCAGCGTTCCCTGCGCGTGCTCGTGGCCGAGGACAGCCTGGTCAACCAGCACCTGGCGAGGCGCATCCTGCAGCGCCTGGGGCACACGGCGGTCGTCGCCCCGGACGGCCGCGAGGCCCTGGCCCACCTGCGCGAGGGCGGCTACGACCTGGCCCTGCTCGACCTGAACCTGCCGGGGCTCGACGGGCTCGCCCTGGCCGGGCTCGTGCGGCGCGGCGATGCCGGCGTGCCCTCCCTGCCGCTCCTGGCCGTCTCGGCCACCCCGGCGCGCCTGGCCGAACCCCGGGCCCGCGAGGCGGGCATGGACGGCTACCTCGAGAAGCCGCTCTCCGTGGAGAGGCTGGCAGGCGCCGTCGAGGCCCTGCTGCCGCCCTCCGGCAAGTCCTGA
- a CDS encoding Hsp20/alpha crystallin family protein: protein MAELKIWGESQIELLRRDMDQLFAALCDDFGLPPLKGAAGMRVRLDEAERLVVVEVDLPGFSGDEIEVAATERSLAVTARSAGGGASRSLKRSIGLPVAVEPSGARAAHDGRTLTVTLPRRAGTVARLSVTCENT, encoded by the coding sequence ATGGCTGAACTGAAGATTTGGGGGGAGTCGCAGATCGAGCTTCTGCGCCGCGACATGGACCAGCTCTTCGCTGCCCTGTGCGACGACTTCGGGCTGCCTCCCCTGAAAGGCGCCGCCGGGATGCGCGTGCGCCTGGACGAGGCGGAGAGGCTCGTGGTGGTCGAGGTCGATCTGCCCGGCTTCTCGGGCGACGAGATCGAGGTCGCCGCCACGGAGCGCAGCCTCGCCGTCACGGCCCGCAGCGCGGGCGGCGGCGCGTCGCGCAGCCTGAAGAGGAGCATCGGCCTGCCCGTGGCCGTGGAGCCGTCGGGGGCGCGCGCCGCGCACGACGGCCGCACGCTGACCGTGACCCTGCCGCGCCGCGCGGGCACCGTGGCCCGACTCTCCGTGACCTGCGAAAACACCTGA
- a CDS encoding PAS domain S-box protein codes for MNGGRREEGGGLRLEEECARLRRRVGELEDEVSRLTAAQLDRAMLAAILEQTGDPAVIKDLNHRVIAANMAFARLAGRASPRELTGLTYPELFGLDPEREPLRGYMADDRAALRLPPGEALTREETVVLPSGERRVFLARKFPVHQGGEAVATAAIASDITDRKRTELTLYALASALAAVTAQDFMHPLTANLARTLQADAAFVAELSPDGRSARTLAMWRDGVHVPPRAFALAGTPNEVVAQGRSVLVARGVRERYPDDAALAGEDAEAYAGIPLRDSRGVVRGVIGVFFRRELTEPKVVDSVLSVFAQRTSAEMERAGVEAELARREADSRLLFDRSPVGLSMATPTGAYLRVNDEYCRTLGYASGELLGRHISEITHPDDRAEDSRLKDALLAGEIEALTREKRFVTRSGETIWCRVYGRLLRDADGEPLYYLATIQDVTARRDMEKELVAAKERAEFASRTKSEFLANMSHEIRTPLNGVLGMLQLLELTELSDEQREYARTALSSGKGLLRLINDILDFSKIESGRMELEENPFKPAELFESTARLFALQAADKGLNMTTEIDASVPVWLVADCNRLQQVLYNLLGNALKFTEHGGVTMRARCEAAFTSGGEADPHHTVLRVEVEDTGPGIDAEFLEHLFEPFTQADGSFSRRYEGTGLGLSIVRRLVEMMHGRVEVDSRPGEGTTVLFTLLAAPVQGAESEALGGEDEVRAAPQDRPLTVALAEDNPVNRYLIARLLEKLGCIPLVAEGGQELLDMAAQGARPDVVLLDVQMPGMNGLETLRLLRSMPDLGQVPVIAVTAHALVGDRERFLASGFDDYLAKPLALSTLRDTLDALRGRCAFS; via the coding sequence ATGAACGGCGGTCGGCGGGAAGAGGGGGGCGGACTGCGCCTCGAAGAGGAGTGCGCGCGCCTGCGGCGCAGGGTGGGGGAGCTCGAGGACGAGGTCTCCCGGCTGACCGCGGCGCAGCTCGACCGCGCCATGCTCGCGGCCATCCTCGAGCAGACCGGGGACCCGGCCGTGATCAAGGATCTCAACCATCGCGTCATCGCCGCGAACATGGCCTTCGCCCGGCTCGCCGGGCGCGCCTCGCCGCGCGAGCTGACGGGCCTCACCTATCCCGAGCTCTTCGGACTGGACCCCGAGCGCGAGCCGCTGCGCGGCTACATGGCCGACGACCGCGCCGCGCTCCGCCTGCCCCCGGGCGAGGCCCTGACGCGCGAGGAGACCGTGGTCCTGCCCTCGGGCGAGCGGCGCGTCTTCCTGGCGCGCAAGTTTCCCGTGCACCAAGGGGGCGAGGCCGTGGCCACGGCGGCCATCGCCAGCGACATCACGGACCGCAAGCGCACGGAGCTGACGCTCTACGCCCTGGCCTCGGCCCTGGCCGCGGTCACGGCCCAGGATTTCATGCACCCCCTGACCGCCAACCTGGCCCGGACGCTCCAGGCGGACGCGGCCTTCGTGGCCGAGCTCTCGCCAGACGGCCGCAGCGCGCGCACCCTGGCCATGTGGCGCGACGGCGTGCACGTCCCGCCGAGGGCCTTCGCCCTTGCCGGGACGCCCAACGAGGTCGTGGCCCAGGGGCGCAGCGTGCTCGTGGCGCGCGGCGTTCGCGAGCGCTATCCGGACGACGCGGCGCTGGCCGGGGAGGATGCCGAGGCCTACGCGGGCATCCCGCTGCGCGATTCCCGCGGCGTGGTGCGCGGCGTCATCGGCGTCTTCTTCAGGCGCGAGCTCACCGAGCCCAAGGTCGTGGATTCGGTGCTCTCGGTCTTCGCGCAGCGCACCTCGGCGGAGATGGAGCGGGCCGGGGTGGAGGCGGAGCTCGCCCGGCGCGAGGCCGACTCCCGCCTGCTCTTCGACCGCTCGCCCGTGGGGCTCAGCATGGCCACGCCCACGGGCGCGTACCTGCGCGTCAACGACGAGTATTGCCGGACCCTGGGCTACGCGTCGGGCGAACTGCTCGGGCGGCACATCTCCGAGATCACCCATCCCGACGACCGGGCCGAGGACTCCCGCCTGAAGGATGCCCTGCTGGCGGGCGAGATCGAGGCCCTGACGCGCGAGAAGCGCTTCGTCACGCGCTCGGGCGAGACCATCTGGTGCCGCGTGTACGGGCGGCTGCTGCGCGACGCCGACGGCGAGCCCCTCTACTACCTGGCCACCATCCAGGACGTGACCGCGCGCCGGGACATGGAGAAGGAGCTGGTGGCGGCCAAGGAGCGGGCCGAGTTCGCGAGCCGCACCAAGTCCGAGTTCCTGGCCAACATGAGCCACGAGATCCGCACCCCCCTGAACGGCGTGCTCGGCATGCTCCAGCTCCTGGAGCTGACCGAGCTCTCGGACGAGCAGCGCGAGTACGCCCGCACCGCGCTCTCCTCGGGCAAGGGGCTGCTGCGCCTGATCAACGACATCCTCGACTTCTCCAAGATCGAGTCCGGCAGGATGGAGCTCGAGGAGAACCCCTTCAAGCCCGCGGAACTCTTCGAGAGCACGGCCAGGCTCTTCGCCCTGCAGGCCGCGGACAAGGGGCTGAACATGACCACGGAGATAGACGCCTCCGTGCCGGTCTGGCTGGTGGCGGACTGCAACCGGCTGCAGCAGGTCCTCTACAACCTGCTCGGCAACGCGCTGAAGTTCACGGAGCACGGCGGGGTGACCATGCGCGCGCGTTGCGAGGCGGCGTTCACCTCCGGCGGCGAGGCGGACCCGCACCACACCGTGCTCCGCGTGGAGGTGGAGGACACCGGCCCGGGCATCGACGCCGAGTTCCTCGAGCACCTCTTCGAGCCCTTCACCCAGGCCGACGGCTCCTTCTCCCGCCGCTACGAAGGCACCGGCCTCGGCCTGTCCATCGTCAGGCGGCTGGTGGAGATGATGCACGGCAGGGTGGAGGTCGACAGCCGACCGGGCGAGGGCACCACGGTGCTCTTCACCCTGCTCGCGGCGCCGGTTCAGGGCGCGGAGTCCGAGGCCCTGGGCGGCGAGGACGAGGTGCGCGCGGCCCCGCAGGACAGGCCCCTGACCGTGGCCCTGGCCGAGGACAACCCGGTCAACCGCTACCTCATCGCGCGCCTGCTGGAAAAGCTCGGTTGCATCCCCCTGGTGGCCGAGGGCGGGCAGGAGCTCCTGGACATGGCCGCGCAGGGCGCGCGGCCGGACGTGGTGCTGCTGGACGTGCAGATGCCCGGCATGAACGGCCTGGAGACGCTGCGCCTGCTGCGCTCCATGCCGGACCTGGGGCAGGTGCCGGTGATCGCGGTCACGGCCCACGCCCTGGTCGGCGACAGGGAGCGCTTCCTGGCCTCGGGCTTCGACGACTACCTGGCGAAACCACTGGCCCTCTCGACGCTGCGCGACACCCTGGACGCGCTGCGCGGCCGTTGCGCCTTTTCCTGA